A region of the Litchfieldia alkalitelluris genome:
ATCTTGCTGATGGTTGAAATTAGACTCCCTAAATTACTATCTTTACTTGCTGTTTGTACAATCAACTGATTCTGTAATTTTAGTAATTGTGTACTCATAGACTCTTTGTTCAATATAGAGTAAATGCCATCAAGACTATCATTATTGATCGGAATAGCATTGGTTGTTATTAGCTTAATAGATTCGATTGCCCTGAAATGATCATTTTTGTACTCAATCCACCTTGCTATATGTTTTAGTTCATTTTCAGTGAAGGGCAAGTTCTCATTTAACATGATAGAAAGTAATTGGCGGTTTAGCTTTGAGTTATTAATTTTTGAAGTGCTTATTATTTGGCCAATCAATGTATTCGTATCTTGAAGGGTGTTTAAAGGCTTTGATTTATTATCTTTGATCATTTTGAAATAAATCTTTTGATCTTTATGAAAGGCTTGAAATATATATCTTTTATTAATCTCTAGCTTCATTTCAGACTGTGCCAATAGTTGATGACCATTTGTTTGAATAAGTACTGTTTGATTCGATACTTCCTTTAATACTTTTCCAATGAATAATTGGCCATTTTTAATAGATTTTAAACTAACCTCATTATTTTTCGTTAAGGAAAATGACTCTTTAGAACTTGGTATTTTCATTACGCTAAATCCTGAGTTAATGCTTCTCTAACAGGAGCAAAAGAACGTCGATGATGGTCCGTTACCCCATAATTTTGCAATGCCTCCAAGTGAAGGCTTGTACCATACCCCATATTCTGTTCAAAGCCATATTGTGGATATTCCATTCCTAATCTTTTCATAAGTCTATCTCTTGTCACCTTAGCGATTATCGAGCTTGCTGCAATCGAATAGCTTTTACTATCTCCTTTAATAATGGAAGTCTGGGGAATCTGTATAGATAGTTGCATTGCATCTATTAGTAAATGATCTGGTTTTATTGAAAGTTTTAAGATCGCTTGTTTCATAGCTAGTTTAGTGGCTTGATAGATATTAACTTCATCGATTTTATTGGCATCTATAATACCAACTCCAATAGATAAAGCAGACTGAGCGATCTCAACATACAACTGTTCTCGTTTAAGTTCTGTTAATTTCTTAGAATCATTTAGCCCTGGTAAATAAAAATCACGTGGTAATATGACAGCCGCAGCTATTACTGGTCCTGCTAACGGACCTCGCCCGACTTCGTCTATTCCAGCTATATATTTTACTCCGTTTGAGTATAAGTTCTCCTCAAATTGAGACATTTGAATGAAAAGTTCTTTATCATTTCTCTTTTCCTGTTGTATTTTTTTCCATTTAGCAAGAAGTTGTTGGACACCCTTTCTTGTGTCATTTTTCAGCTGTTTTAGTAGAGAATGGTTTTCATCCGTTATTTTCGCTAACTCCTCTGAAATTTCCTTAATTGATTTGTCCATATACGAAACGCTCACCTTCTATTTTTCTAAATACATTGGTAATACAAAATAAATAGAGATTAGCTTATAATCAAATAAGCCAATCTCTCATTTATTATTCAGATTCGGTTAGATCTCCTGGAGATTCGAAAGATATCTTACCTAGCTTCTCTCCACGAATTTCCCTTATAACAAGTTCAGCAGTTTTGTCATAATCAATATATCCACCCGACACTTTACAACCACGTCTTGATCCTATTTCGTCAAATAGTTCAACAGTGTCTTCTGGTATTGATTCTAGCTGATACCGTTCTTTAAGACGGTTTGGATAGTTTGTTTTTATAAAGGTAAGCGCATATACCGCAATATCTTGCAAGTTAAGGAGGGTATCCTTTATAGCCCCTGTAGTAGCTAGCTTAAGTCCTACCTTTTGATCCTCGAACTTTGGCCACAGAATCCCTGGTGTGTCAAGAAGTTCTAATTCCTTCCCTACCTTGATCCATTGCTGAGCTTTCGTTACCCCAGGTCTATCTCCGGTTTGTGCGATATTTTTTTTGGCAAGGCGATTAATTAAAGTTGACTTCCCAACATTGGGTATACCAACAATTAATGCTCTTATGGCCCTTGGCCTAATCCCCTTAGCAGCCATCTTATCAAACTTTTCCTTTAAAATCACTTTTGATTCTGCAACAATCTGTTTCATACCAGTTCCAGTTTGAGAATCAATAGCTAGCGCAGGTATGCCTTGTTCAGAATAAAATTTTATCCACTCTTTCGTTATACTTGAGTCTGCTAGATCCGCTTTGTTTAATAAGAGTAGACGGGGTTTGTTAGAAATAATTTCATCAATCATAGG
Encoded here:
- the ylqF gene encoding ribosome biogenesis GTPase YlqF yields the protein MTIQWFPGHMAKARRQVTEKLKLIDIVIELVDARIPAASRNPMIDEIISNKPRLLLLNKADLADSSITKEWIKFYSEQGIPALAIDSQTGTGMKQIVAESKVILKEKFDKMAAKGIRPRAIRALIVGIPNVGKSTLINRLAKKNIAQTGDRPGVTKAQQWIKVGKELELLDTPGILWPKFEDQKVGLKLATTGAIKDTLLNLQDIAVYALTFIKTNYPNRLKERYQLESIPEDTVELFDEIGSRRGCKVSGGYIDYDKTAELVIREIRGEKLGKISFESPGDLTESE
- a CDS encoding ribonuclease HII — protein: MDKSIKEISEELAKITDENHSLLKQLKNDTRKGVQQLLAKWKKIQQEKRNDKELFIQMSQFEENLYSNGVKYIAGIDEVGRGPLAGPVIAAAVILPRDFYLPGLNDSKKLTELKREQLYVEIAQSALSIGVGIIDANKIDEVNIYQATKLAMKQAILKLSIKPDHLLIDAMQLSIQIPQTSIIKGDSKSYSIAASSIIAKVTRDRLMKRLGMEYPQYGFEQNMGYGTSLHLEALQNYGVTDHHRRSFAPVREALTQDLA